GAACATCCCGATCATGGGGATGGACAGGTCGACCGCGAGGCTGTAGGTCACCTCGGTACGTCCCGGCTCCAGCGGCCGCAGGGTGTAGCTGCCGCGCTGCGACTTCTGCACCTGCCCTTCCACCAGGGTCCAACTCACCGAGAGACCGTCGGTGCTCCACTCGTAGGCGAGCGTGTAGGTGTCCTTGACCACACCGGCGTCCAGCACGAAGCGGACCCGTTCCGCGGTCCCCTCCGCCGTCCAGGAGAGCACCTCGGTCTCCTTGACCGCCTCGGCCCACTCGGGATAGGAGCCGAAGTCGGCGATCACTGTCATGATCTCAGTGGCCGGGGCCTCGATCACGATGGACTGGGTGGACTGGTCGACCATGTCGCGCAGATTACAGGTCGCCCACCTGCCTCCGAGCACTGGCGGGAGGGTTGGAGAGGTTCACCACCGCAGCACATAGGGCCTGCCGAGCTGCTTGAAGTGCCCCACGTTGACGCACTCGGTACGGCCGACACGCGTCCGTGGCGACAGCGGTTGGTGCACGTGGCCGAACAGCGACCAGTGGGGGCGCTCCCGGTGGATCCGCCGCAGGGCTCCCGAGGAGCCGTACTCCTGGCGACGGGCGACCACGTCGTAGACCAGTTCGGGAACCCGGGGCGGCACGTGGGTGCAGAGCACGTCGACGGGCCCCATCCGGTCCAGCACCCCGTCGAACTCCGCTTCGGTGCGCAGATTCGGCACCCACGGCAGGTCGCGCCGCAGGGTGCCGCCGGGAGGCAGCAGGGCCCCACCCGCGAAACCGAACCGCAGACCGCCGATCTCGGCGGTCTCGCCGTCGAGGGCGCGGATGCCGTCCCCGGTGAACTCGGGCCAGAGGGTCGGGTCGTCCACGTTGCCCGCCGTGGCGTAGGTCGGTGCCGTCATCGCCGCGAACAGCTCGGCGTACTGCTCACGCACCGCCTGTCGGACCACGGCGGCCGGGTCGGAAAGGCTGTCCCACAGCGAGCGCAGGTAGGAAGCGATCTCGGGCCCCCGGTTGTTGCGCCGCAGCCACGCGAAGTGTCCGACCTTCTCGGGCCCGAACACCGCACCCAGTATGCCCTTCTCGTGGTCGAGATAGTCCACGAAGTCGATCAGGTCACCGAGTACGACCAGCGCGTCGGCGCCGTCGCCCGCACGTTTGAGGTCCTCGACGTTCCCGTGCACATCCGAGACAACGTGCACCCGCAAGGTGTCTCCGTTCGCCGCTGAATCCGCTGCCCGACCAACCTAACCGGCCGACGTGCCCTCGGACGAACCAACCCGGCGGGTGCCGGAAGCGGGCAGCGGGACGTAGGGGGAACAATGCGTCGTACGACACATCCCGGCCGATCGGCACGATG
The nucleotide sequence above comes from Actinopolyspora erythraea. Encoded proteins:
- a CDS encoding SRPBCC family protein; amino-acid sequence: MVDQSTQSIVIEAPATEIMTVIADFGSYPEWAEAVKETEVLSWTAEGTAERVRFVLDAGVVKDTYTLAYEWSTDGLSVSWTLVEGQVQKSQRGSYTLRPLEPGRTEVTYSLAVDLSIPMIGMFKRKAEKMIMDTALKELKRRVESAE
- a CDS encoding metallophosphoesterase family protein; its protein translation is MRVHVVSDVHGNVEDLKRAGDGADALVVLGDLIDFVDYLDHEKGILGAVFGPEKVGHFAWLRRNNRGPEIASYLRSLWDSLSDPAAVVRQAVREQYAELFAAMTAPTYATAGNVDDPTLWPEFTGDGIRALDGETAEIGGLRFGFAGGALLPPGGTLRRDLPWVPNLRTEAEFDGVLDRMGPVDVLCTHVPPRVPELVYDVVARRQEYGSSGALRRIHRERPHWSLFGHVHQPLSPRTRVGRTECVNVGHFKQLGRPYVLRW